The stretch of DNA ATCGCAAGCTGGGCGCGCAGGTCAGCGTGGTGGAAGCACGCGAGCGCATTCTGCCGACCTATGACAGCGAACTGACTGCCCCCGTGGCCGAGTCACTGAAGAAGCTGGGCATCGCCCTGCACCTGGGCCACAGCGTCGAAGGCTACGAAAACGGCTGCCTGCTGGCCAGCGATGGCCAGGGCGGGCAACTGCGCCTGGAGGCCGACCGGGTGCTGGTGGCCGTGGGCCGCCGGCCACGGACCAAAGGCTTCAACCTGGAATGCCTGGACCTGAAGATGAACGGCGCCGCCATTGCAATCGACGACCGCTGCCAGACCAGCATGCGCAATGTCTGGGCCATTGGTGACGTGGCAGGCGAACCGATGCTCGCCCACCGCGCCATGGCGCAAGGCGAGATGGTTGCCGAAATCATTGCCGGCAAGACCCGGCGTTTCGAACCCGCGGCAATAGCCGCGGTGTGCTTCACCGACCCGGAAGTCGTGGTAGCGGGCAAGACGCCGGAGCAAGCCAGCCAGCAAGGGCTGGACTGCATCGTCGCGCAGTTCCCGTTCGCCGCCAACGGCCGGGCCATGAGCCTTGAGTCGAAAAGCGGTTTCGTGCGGGTGGTGGCGCGGCGTGACAACCACCTGATCGTCGGCTGGCAGGCGGTGGGCGTGGCGGTATCGGAACTGTCCACGGCGTTTGCCCAGTCGCTGGAGATGGGCGCACGGCTGGAAGATGTGGCTGGCACCATCCACGCTCACCCGACGCTGGGCGAGGCAGTACAGGAAGCGGCACTGCGCGCGCTGGGCCACGCACTGCATATTTGACACTGAAGCGGCCGAGGCCGATTTGACCCGCTGCGCCCCAGGCGCCGCGGGTCTTTTTTCGTCGGTCGCGAGTGTGCGTCAGACGCGGAAGTAGCCCACCGACGAATCGAATGGCAGGCGCTTGAGCTCGATCTTGTTCAGGTCCAGTACGTCACGCAGCGCCTGGGTCTCGCCCGGGAAGTTGCGGTAGGCCACTTCGTCCAGCACCACGATCGCACCCTTGGGCATGTACGGCAGGAAGGTTTCCAGCGCCACCTTGGTCGATTTGTACAGGTCGGTGTCGAGAATCAGCATCGCCACTACCAGGTCCGGGCGGGTCTTGACGAAGGCTGGCACGGTTTCCAGGATGTCGCCCTTGACGATCTCGCAGCGCGGGATGCGGTTGACCGGACGGATCAGGTCGTTGGCATCGATCATGTCCTGGATCAGCGTCTCGTCGGTGTCGGAGAACATGCTTTCGTTGATGTCGGCCGGGTCCTGCTCGGCATCGATGCTGGCGAAGCCGCCGAAGGTATCGAAACCAATGATCGAACGGTTGATCGCATAGGGCTCAAGGATCATCGACAGCTGCATGTACAGCATCAACGAGTTGCCTTTGTACACACCGCACTCGACGATGGCGCCCGGAATGTCCTGGACCATCTTGAACAGCTCGATGCGCGACAGCGCAGCGGTCACGGCGATACGGTTGGCGAACAGGAACGGCGCATCAGCCACGTATTGGGCATCGACACGGCTCAGCACGCTGGCGCGCTTTTCGTTGTACTCGACCTCGGCAGCAGTCAGGCGACGTTTGGTCATGGGTTAACTCCCTGGAATTGCGAAAAGTCGCTGGCATTGAAAAAGTCTTTGAAGCCGGCCTCTGCGTCCGAACAGCCGTTGTCGACGTTCGGTGCGCCGCGCTTGTGCAGCAAGTCTTGCAGGTGGATCAGGCGGAAGTCCACGCTGAAGCGCACCTTGTCGGTGAAGTTGGCCACGGTGCCGTGCAAGTGGGCACCGGAGAAGATCAGCATCTCGCCACTGTTGGCCGCCACACGCAGCTCGGCGCTGGTGTCGATGTCTTCCAGCGGCACCGGGTGCACCCGGGTCTCTTCGGTGATGTTCTGCGAGGCCTTGTGCCGCTGCACGTTGATCCAGTCGTTCAGGCTCCACTGCGCCGAACTGTTCTGCACCGGCCGCTCGAAGTACGCCGGGTTGATCATCATGGTCTGCTCGGGCTCGATGCTGTACACCGGCATCCAGGTGTTCACCTGGCTTTCGACGCTGCCGTACCAGGTATCGCGGTGCGGCTTGTACGCGTAGCTCACACCTGCATGCAGGTAGTCGTAGTTCGGCACCACGCGTACCCGTGGCACGTCGAAGATGTAGTCCTTCGGGTCGGCGCCGATTTCGCGGATGAAATCGCGGATCAGTGCCTTGGCTTCAGGGCCATTGGTGAACTGGCGCTTGAGTGCGGTGACGCGCTCGACGAAGGTTTCCACCGGCATCATCTTGTGCAGCGACTGGTGGTCGGTTTCGCCTTCGAACGCGGCGGTGATGCTCTGCCGGGCCAGGGCGCACAGTTGGTGTGCATTGCCAAGGCCGGTTTCGAGGAAGATATCGCCCTTGAACAGCGCGCCCCGATAGTCCGGCTTGTTTTTCACCTGGTTGACATAAAGATTCATACTTGCCCCTTCAGCACTCATTCAGCCCCATGCGACCTTGTGATCGGCATGCCGGCAGGAAACTTTAAAGCCTGCGCGTACCAGCGATCAGAATCCCTTGCCTGCAACGGCATACACGTCGCGCACCTGCTCGGCACTCGGGAAGTTCTCGGTGATCAGGCCGCGCTGCATGCTCTTCTGCTGGGTAAACGGATACTCGCGTTCGATGAACGTCGGCTCGCTGGCATTTTCATAGCGCCCGCTGATGGAAATGCGCAGTCGGTCATCGCCTTCGCGAGAAGACCGATGAATGGTGAAGTTCGACATCAAGCAAACGCCACCCTTGCCGACACAGACAGGAACGAAGTCACTTTCCTTGTAGTGCTTCTCGTCGACCCGCAGCACATGCTGTTGCTGGTCGCCGCTGAGCAGGCCAAGCAAGTGGCTGCCGGGCAGCACTTCCATGGTGAACAACCGTGGGTCGATGTCCATGAATGGGATCCAGGTGGTGATGGTATCCAGGCTGCCCTGTACCGAGGTCCAGTCCTGGTGCACGTCGAAACCCTGATAGCCCCCCGGGATCACCAGCTGCTTCGACATCAAGTGCAGTACGGGAGTGGTCTGGAACAACGGCGTGGTGATACCCAGGTCGGCAGCCGCATCGCGCAAGCGCTCGGCGGTCATCAACCGGTAGACCCCGTACAGCTTGGAGCACATGCGCAGCGTCGCCAGGTAGAGCGCAACGTTCGCGCCCAGCAACGCGGCCATGTTGCGGTGCAGGGTTTCGACGGCAGGGCCAGCGGCGACCGGCAGTGCCAGGCGGTCAAGCTGCTGGGCGAAGGCCAGGTTGAAGTGGGCAAGGGTTTCATCGAGGTGCAGCGGGTCGAAAATATCCTCGGCAACCAGGTAACCCTGCTCCCTGTAAAAGCGGATTTGATTTCGATCAAGAATTTTTCCCATCGGCCCGGTGCCCTTTTTAGTTACGCCAGCGGAGGTGCTATCGTGGGCGGCAGTATACACAGCGTACCTTTGGATCGGCTTGACCTGGCTCAGCCTCGAATTTCCTGGATGCCATGATGCAAAAAGTTGTCATTTTCGGAGTTCTGGACACTGCCCAGCTGGCGCACTACTACCTGAAGAAGGACCCTTCGGTGCAGGTGGTCGGTTTTACCGTGAACGAGCGCTACCTGCCCGAATCGAGGCTGTTCGAAGGGCTGCCGGTGGTGCCGTTCGAAACCCTGCAGGACTATTTTCCAAGCACCGACTACAAGCTGTTCGCGCCCATGACAGGGCGCAAGATGAACCGCCTGCGCGAGTCGGTGTACCTGCAAGGCAAGGAAAAGGGTTATGACTTCATCTCTTATGTCAGCCCGCATGCCACGGTGAACGATAACGTCATCGGCGAGAACTGCTTCATCCTCGAAGACAACACGCTGCAGCCGTTCACCACCATCGGCAACAACGTGGTGCTGTGGAGCGGCAACCATATCGGCCACCATGGCGAAATCCGTGACCATGTGTTCTTCACCTCCCACGTGGTGCTGTCCGGGCACTGCCTGGTCGAGCCCTACGCCTGGTTCGGCGTCAACGCCACCATCACCAACAACTGCACCATCGGCGAAGGTACCTGCGTCGCCATGGGTGCGCTGATTTCGAAAGACACTCAACCCTGGCAGCTCTATGTCGGTGCCCCCGCGCGCGCCGTGAAAAGCAGCCAGGATCTGGATTTTTAGGTAGAGCATGGCCTGGAAAAAACTCGGCAGAACCTTCGACCCTGACCACGACTGGGTCGGCTCCCACGCCCAGGTGCCCACCGCACTGGTGCTGGACGATGTGATCAGGGTGTTCATTTCCACCCGCAACAGCGCCGGCAAGAGCCTGTGCTACGCAGTAGACCTGGACAAGCACGACCCACGCACCGTCGTCGCCCGCCACCGCGAACCGTGCCTGGGCTTCGGTGCCCCCGGCACCTTCGATGACGAAGGGGTGATGCCCAGCTATGCGGTGAAGAAAGATGGCCGCACCTACCTGTACTACAGCGGCTGGAACCAGCGGCTGACCGTGCCGTACCACAACGCCATGGGCGTTGCGGTCTCGGACGACGATGGCCTGCACTTCAAGAAGCTGTTCGAAGGCCCGATCATGGATCGCACGGCCACCGAGCCCTACCTGGCGGTGACGCCCACCGTGCTGTACGACGAAGGCCTGTGGAAGATGTGGTACGTCTCTGGTACCCGCTGGCTGGAGGTGGATGGCAAATACGAGCCGTTGTACGTGATCAAGTACGCCGAATCCCGGGATGGCTTCGAGTACACCCGCTTCCCGCAGCAATGCCTGGTGTCGCGCTTCGAAACCGAAGCCTTTTCCCGCCCCTGCGTGATCAAGGACAACGGGGTGTACAAGATGTGGTACTGCTCGCGCGCCTCGCAGGACTACCGCAACGGTGCTGGCTCCTACCGCATCCGCTACGCAGAGTCGCTCGACGGTCGGGCCTGGACCCGCCATGACGACGAAGGCATAGCGCCGTCGGACGAAGGCTGGGACTCGCTGATGACCTGCTACCCGTTCATCTTCCAGAGCAACGGGCACACCTACATGCTGTACAACGGCAACCGTTTCGGGACCAGCGGCTTCGGCCTGGCCCAGTGGAGTGATGATGAGTAACGAACAGCTGCAAGACGACGTCTACAAACTCGAATCCACTGCTTCGGACCTGCAGTACGCCTTCCGTGACAAGTTGCGCGACCTGTACCTGAACAGCCCGCTGTCGGACGATGACGTGCTGTTCAACCTCGGCCTGTACACCCGCAGCTCGGTGTTGGTGAAGTTCATTGTGCTGAGCGACCTGTACAAGCGTTTCAAGCACATCCCCGGCATGATCTGCGAATTCGGTACCTGGTACGGCCACAACCTGGTCCTGCTGGAAAACCTGCGGGCCATGTACGAGCCGTTCAACAAGCAGCGCAAGATCGTCGGCTTCGACACGTTCGAAGGCTATTCGGCACCAGGCGAGAAAGACCGCAAGGAAAGTGGCGTGTGGGTCGAGAACTCGTACTCCACCAAAGCCAGTTACAAGGACTACCTGAACGAACTGCTGCAGGTACACGAAGGCAACAACGTGCTCGGGCACAAGCGCGGCGTGCATGAACTGGTGGCGGGTGACGTCTGCCAGACCGCACCTGAGTTCTTCAAGGCCAACGGCGCTGCCATCGTCGCCTTCGCCTACTTCGACATGGGCCTGTACGAGCCGACCCTGGCAGCGCTCAAGGCGATCAAGCCGCATCTGGTCAGCGGCAGTGTGCTGCTGATGGACGAACTGACCTGGGCGGAATCGCCAGGCGAGGCACTGGCCTTCAAGGAAGTCTTCAGCCCTGCCGAATACAGCCTGGAAAAGTGTGAGCTGTACCCTTCCAAATGCATCGTCACGATCAGGTAAGGCGCCCATGATTTCCACCGAGGCGTTCGACCGGCGCATGGCGCAGCAGGGCTGGCTGATCTTCGAGAACGCCATCCCTGCCGCTATCGTCGAGCAGATGCGCGAAGACATCCACAAGGCCTACGCCGTCTGTCGCGACTACCAGGTCAAGAACGGCATCGACCAGGACACCAGCAACACGGTGCATCACCTGATTGGGCAGTTCGACAGCTTTTTCGACTGCCTGAAGGCTTACCCGATCTATGCCTTCATCGAGCGCTATTTCGCCGGCCAGTTCATCCTCAACTCCTATGGCGGTGCCATCAACACGCGTGCCAGCCAGTCCTATGCGCAGCGCGTCCACCGGGATATCCGCTCTTATTCCGGGGACATGCCGCTGCTGCTGAACACGCTGGTGATGCTGGACGACTTCACCGCCGACAATGGGGCGACCTGGATGCTCTCCGGCTCGCACAAGGCCGAAGCCAAGCCGACCGACGAGTATTTCAAGGCCCACGCCGAACAGGCGATCGCCCCGGCCGGCAGTATCCTGATGTTCAACTCCAATGTCTGGCATGCTGGCGGCAGCAACGTGACCGATCAGGTACGCCGCTCGGTCACACCGATGTTCTCCAAGCCATTCATGAAGCAGCAATTCGATTACCCGCGCGCCCTGGGCTATGACCTGGGGCCAGACCTCGAGCCGATGATGCGCCAGGTCATCGGCTACAACGCGCGGGTACCCGCGACCCTGGACGAGTGGTATCAGCCACCGGCCAGGCGCATGTACCACTCCAACCAGGGTTAACCATGTCACGCGACCTGAACACCGAGTACCAGGACACGGAAAACCGCCTGTACGCCTACGACTTCGACTACATTCACCGCGACTACATGATCAAGGCGCTGAGCGGGCAGTTTCGCCCGGGCAATGCGCTGGAAATGGGTTGCTACCACGGCGAGTTCACCCGCAAGCTGTTGCAGGTCTTCGATGACGTGACCGTGCTCGAAGGCGCCTGCGACCTGATCGAGATCGCCCGCCGCAATGTGGCCGATACACGGGCAACCTTCATCCTCGGGCAGTTCGAGGACGCCACCTTGGAGCGGCGCTTCGACAACATTTTCCTGATCCACACCCTCGAACACCTCAGCGAGCCGCAGCCGGTGCTGAAAAAAGTACGTGAGTGGCTGGCGCCGGGTGGCCGGCTGTTCATCGTCGTGCCCAATGCCAACGCGGCGTCGCGGCAGATCGCGGTGGGCATGGGGCTGATCGACTTCAACGCGGCGGTTACCGACGGCGAACGCCAGCACGGCCACCGCTGCACCTACAGCCTCGACACGCTGGAGCACGAAGCGCTGCAGGCCGGCCTGCAGGTGACCCAGCGTGGCGGCATCCTGTTCAAGCCCATGGCCAACTTCCAGTTCGACGCTGCCTTGCGTGCCGGCATCATCGACCAGGCGTTTTTCGATGGCTGCTACAAGATGGGCATGAAGTACCCGGACCTCACCGCGAGCGTCTACGTGGTCTGCGAGGCCTGAGCCTCAGAGGTAATCGTAGGCCGCCAGGTGCGGCCCGATGCCCTCGGCGCCGACTTCCATCAAGGCATCGACGATCGACAGGTAGGGGGTGAAGCCCTCGCCGCGTTGCCGATAAGGCAGCGGGCGCATGCCGATGAAGCGCAGGTCGATGCCGGCATCGGCGAACCTGGCAGGCGTATACAGCGAACGCCCACCCTGGGCATTGATATAGCGGGCCGCGCCTTCCTGGCGGCAGATATCCACAATCCGCTCCTGTGCCGCAAGCCGGGCATTGCCGTAGCCCTGGCTGCTGCTGACGATCTGTACCGTCTGGCCCATGAAACCGGCCAGCACCTGAATCTGATGGGTCAGGAAACCGGCCAGGTTGTTGTCCGGATGCGCCAGGATGCGCTCGATCACCGGGAACACCTGATCGAAACAGGGCGCCTTGCGGTAGGCCATTTCCACGCAGCGCAGCATGCGCCGCTGCCACTGGGCAGCGGGGGCAATGTCGATCTCGTTGATCTTGCGGTTCTGCGAGGCCTGCAACAACGGCAGGGTAATCAGCCCGGGTGCATTGTTGATCAGGATGCGGTTGCGGTTGACCCAGCCACGGACGATGTAATTCACATCGTCGTAGACCACGAAGCGATCTGCGGCCTGCAACAGTTGCC from Pseudomonas putida encodes:
- the lpdA gene encoding dihydrolipoyl dehydrogenase; translated protein: MSPIIDTTLLIIGGGPGGYVAAIRAGQLGIPTVLIEGQALGGTCLNIGCIPSKALIHVAEQFHQTARFAGQSPLGISVDTPRLDIGQSVAWKDGIVDRLTTGVAALLKKHGVKVIHGWAKILDGKQVEVDGQRIQCEHLLLATGSNSVELPMLPLGGPVISSTEALAPKALPKHLVVVGGGYIGLELGIAYRKLGAQVSVVEARERILPTYDSELTAPVAESLKKLGIALHLGHSVEGYENGCLLASDGQGGQLRLEADRVLVAVGRRPRTKGFNLECLDLKMNGAAIAIDDRCQTSMRNVWAIGDVAGEPMLAHRAMAQGEMVAEIIAGKTRRFEPAAIAAVCFTDPEVVVAGKTPEQASQQGLDCIVAQFPFAANGRAMSLESKSGFVRVVARRDNHLIVGWQAVGVAVSELSTAFAQSLEMGARLEDVAGTIHAHPTLGEAVQEAALRALGHALHI
- a CDS encoding TylF/MycF/NovP-related O-methyltransferase; translated protein: MTKRRLTAAEVEYNEKRASVLSRVDAQYVADAPFLFANRIAVTAALSRIELFKMVQDIPGAIVECGVYKGNSLMLYMQLSMILEPYAINRSIIGFDTFGGFASIDAEQDPADINESMFSDTDETLIQDMIDANDLIRPVNRIPRCEIVKGDILETVPAFVKTRPDLVVAMLILDTDLYKSTKVALETFLPYMPKGAIVVLDEVAYRNFPGETQALRDVLDLNKIELKRLPFDSSVGYFRV
- a CDS encoding phytanoyl-CoA dioxygenase family protein, coding for MGKILDRNQIRFYREQGYLVAEDIFDPLHLDETLAHFNLAFAQQLDRLALPVAAGPAVETLHRNMAALLGANVALYLATLRMCSKLYGVYRLMTAERLRDAAADLGITTPLFQTTPVLHLMSKQLVIPGGYQGFDVHQDWTSVQGSLDTITTWIPFMDIDPRLFTMEVLPGSHLLGLLSGDQQQHVLRVDEKHYKESDFVPVCVGKGGVCLMSNFTIHRSSREGDDRLRISISGRYENASEPTFIEREYPFTQQKSMQRGLITENFPSAEQVRDVYAVAGKGF
- a CDS encoding acetyltransferase produces the protein MQKVVIFGVLDTAQLAHYYLKKDPSVQVVGFTVNERYLPESRLFEGLPVVPFETLQDYFPSTDYKLFAPMTGRKMNRLRESVYLQGKEKGYDFISYVSPHATVNDNVIGENCFILEDNTLQPFTTIGNNVVLWSGNHIGHHGEIRDHVFFTSHVVLSGHCLVEPYAWFGVNATITNNCTIGEGTCVAMGALISKDTQPWQLYVGAPARAVKSSQDLDF
- a CDS encoding class I SAM-dependent methyltransferase, whose amino-acid sequence is MSNEQLQDDVYKLESTASDLQYAFRDKLRDLYLNSPLSDDDVLFNLGLYTRSSVLVKFIVLSDLYKRFKHIPGMICEFGTWYGHNLVLLENLRAMYEPFNKQRKIVGFDTFEGYSAPGEKDRKESGVWVENSYSTKASYKDYLNELLQVHEGNNVLGHKRGVHELVAGDVCQTAPEFFKANGAAIVAFAYFDMGLYEPTLAALKAIKPHLVSGSVLLMDELTWAESPGEALAFKEVFSPAEYSLEKCELYPSKCIVTIR
- a CDS encoding phytanoyl-CoA dioxygenase family protein; the protein is MISTEAFDRRMAQQGWLIFENAIPAAIVEQMREDIHKAYAVCRDYQVKNGIDQDTSNTVHHLIGQFDSFFDCLKAYPIYAFIERYFAGQFILNSYGGAINTRASQSYAQRVHRDIRSYSGDMPLLLNTLVMLDDFTADNGATWMLSGSHKAEAKPTDEYFKAHAEQAIAPAGSILMFNSNVWHAGGSNVTDQVRRSVTPMFSKPFMKQQFDYPRALGYDLGPDLEPMMRQVIGYNARVPATLDEWYQPPARRMYHSNQG
- a CDS encoding class I SAM-dependent methyltransferase — encoded protein: MSRDLNTEYQDTENRLYAYDFDYIHRDYMIKALSGQFRPGNALEMGCYHGEFTRKLLQVFDDVTVLEGACDLIEIARRNVADTRATFILGQFEDATLERRFDNIFLIHTLEHLSEPQPVLKKVREWLAPGGRLFIVVPNANAASRQIAVGMGLIDFNAAVTDGERQHGHRCTYSLDTLEHEALQAGLQVTQRGGILFKPMANFQFDAALRAGIIDQAFFDGCYKMGMKYPDLTASVYVVCEA
- a CDS encoding WbqC family protein is translated as MSAVAIMQPYLFPYIGYWQLLQAADRFVVYDDVNYIVRGWVNRNRILINNAPGLITLPLLQASQNRKINEIDIAPAAQWQRRMLRCVEMAYRKAPCFDQVFPVIERILAHPDNNLAGFLTHQIQVLAGFMGQTVQIVSSSQGYGNARLAAQERIVDICRQEGAARYINAQGGRSLYTPARFADAGIDLRFIGMRPLPYRQRGEGFTPYLSIVDALMEVGAEGIGPHLAAYDYL